GTTCTCTTTTTGTCACCGAACGAATTTTGACCGAAGGAGATCAGATCGCTGTCTCAGAAAACAACATTATACTCAAGGGAGATAACAGCAAAACCAACCTGGTCTCCCGGTCGGTGATCAAAGAGAATTCCAAACAGGATTTCTACGCCAACGTGGAGGCAAGAGCCAAAAGCTATGGTCATATCGAATGTGACGCCATCATCATGGACAACGGCGTAAATGAAACAGTGCCGGCCCTGCGCGCCCTGCACCCGGATGCTGAATTGACACATGAGGCATCCATCGGAAAAATCGCCAATGACCAATTGATCAAATTGATGAGTTTAGGCCTCACTTACGATGAAGCTGTGGACAGAATCATCAGAGGATTTTTGAAGTAACGGCAATGGCCGATCCACACATGCTGAATATTTTATCTTAAAAGTTGGGAAGAAGGCCACTGGCCTAGTCACACGCTTCCCAACTTTCTCCAAATCCGTCCACGAACATTAAATGGATGGCCTCCCACAACGTTTCTTTAGAAGCCTGCCCAAAGTTCACCTGTTTTTACACCCTGCCGCCCCCCAAAAAGAATAGCCAAATTTGAACACCCGCTTGCGTTTTAGCATCAGTGCTGTTATGTAAAATCAAACTTTTTCATTAATTATTTTCATGTCAACGGGTTTCAATAATCAAGGTGATATCCATGAACTGACAATCGCCGTACAAAGGATTCATGCCTTCATTTCCGCCATTTACCCGTCATGAATTCAGCTGTATGGCCTGCACCGAATATGGATATCACGCTCCTGGGAGTAGGTTATGATCAAAAAAAGGGGGAAAACCGGAACATGCCGTATGAACAATAGGTTCTGGGCAGACCTTCTGGCATTTATCGAGGAACGTAAAGTTATTCCCGTTTTAGGACGTGAACTGATTACGATCTCAGACGGCGAGGAAGAAGTCCCCCTGTACCGGGCCGTGGCCGAAGCCCTCCTGGAAGAATACGATCTTGTGGCCGGAGAGGATGTGGTTCTTCGTCCCAGCCAGGAGTTAAACGATGCGGTTGCAGCACTGGAACAAAGAGGCGAGCTTGTCCAGGACCTCTACCGCCCGGTCAATGATCTGCTGCAGGAATTTATGGCCAAGACCCAAGCCGCTGCAGATGTCCTGCGTGATCTGGCCGCTATCCGGAATTTTGATCTGTTTATCACCACCACCTTTGACGATTTGCTCGTCAACACCCTGGATGAAGTACGTCATTCCGGTATGAAGTCCACGGACAGGGTTATCTATGCCCCCAACCTGACACCAAGGGATCGTCGCGACATCCCGGAAGAACCCCGGGATTCAAATTACCAAGCGGTATTTTACCTTTTCGGCCGGGCCTGCTCTTCCCCCCTTTATGCCATTCATGACGAGGACACCCTGGAGTTTGTCTATACCTTTTTGACCCGAAGCAGGGCGGTCCCGGAACGCATGCTCAGTGAGGTGCTAAACCGGAATCTTCTGCTGATCGGGTGCAATTTTTCAGATTGGCTGAGCCGTTTTTTTATCCGACTGGCCAGCGAAGAACGATTAGGGAACAAGCGCATCAAAAAAGAATTCCTCGTAGGGGAAGGAATGCCTAAAAATGAAGGATTGACGGTATTTTTAGGACGTTTCAGCAAAAACAGCCGCATATATCCGTGCAACGCAAGGGATTTTATTCATGAACTCTCCCGGCGTTGGCAGGAGAGGCATCCCATCGGTGAGGCTATAGAATCTGACGACGCCATCATCAGCACCGGTGAAATTTTCATCAGTTATTCCCGCACGGATATTGCTGCCGCAAAAAGGCTGAACGAGGAACTGCATAATGAATTTGGTGCCGGTATCATCTGGTTTGACAAAGGCCAAATCAGAGGCGGGGATAAATATGAAAACAAAATTATGAATGCCATTGATCGGTGTAAACTGTTTCTTCCTCTTATTTCTTCAAATACGGAATCGCGTGATGAAGCGTTTTTTAGAAAAGAATGGTATGCAGCCGAACAACGGGATAAAGGGATTCAGGGACGCAAATTTATCATCCCCGTGGTGATTGATTCAGAATGGGAGGGTAAGGTCAGTGTGTACAATTTAGTTCCGTCCCGGTTCACCACATGCGACTATGCCCATGCACCGGACGGCCATATGAATGAAAAATTTCGTGAAACCATCAGGCATGAAATTCGTAATTTGAGACGGGGAAGGTAATCATGGATACCGAAACCACTGCCGGAAATATCCGCTTTGATGACGACGATCCCTGGCCGGGTCTGCATGAATTCACCGAAGCAGGAAAAGATTTTTTCAAAGGGCGTGGAGCGGAAAAGGCAGAACTTTTCCGGCTTGTGCGGGACGCCCGGCTGGTGGTGCAATTTGGGCGATCAGGCCTGGGGAAAACGTCCCTCATTCAGGCCGGCCTTTTCCCCCACCTGCGTCGGGAAAATTATCTGCCCGTCTATGTTCGAATTGATCCCCGGGACAGGACAACCCCGTTGATTGAACAGATTTCTAAAGCCTTTTTTGAACAACTCCAAAAACGAGAAGCAGATTATCCCACACCGTCAACCGGTGAGGGACTCTGGGAATACCTTCACCGCAGGGATTTGGAATTCTGGAGCCGTCAAAACCATCTCCTGACCCCGGTTTTTGTACTGGACCAATTTGAAGAAGTTTTTACCTTGGGTGCTGAAAATGCCCAAGCGGTTTCACAGCTAAGGACGGATCTTACGGATCTGATCGAAAATTCCATCCCCAGCCCTCTTACCCAATTGTGGGATAATGGCGGGAGCCAACCGTTGGCACTGGACGTACAAAGCCAGTGCTACAAAATTTTAATAAGCCTTCGTGAAGATTTTCTGCCGGAACTGGAAGGTTGGCGTCAGGTCATGCCGTCACTTATGCGCAACCGGATGCGCCTGATGCCCATGAATGGCAGCCAGGCCTTTGATGCGGTTTATGAAACAGGCGGTAAAAAACTGGTCAATGAAAAAACAGCCAAGGACATTGTGCGGTTTGTGGCTGCAGTTCAAAAAAAAGAGCGCGCCGGCCAAGACCCCCTAAAAGCGCCTGAGAGCCGTCCATCGGTTCAAAAAAACGACCAGCCGGAACTGCCCATCTCTTTCCAGAACCTTGTGATTGAACCGGCCCTGCTCAGCCTAGTCTGTTCAGAGCTGAACAGTAAGCGAAAAGCGGAAAATAAAAATAAAATTGATCGAGAATTACTGGATAGCAGCGGCCAGGATATTCTCCACCAGTTCTATAAAAAATGCATTCAGGACATGCCGGAACAAACACGTCGGTTTATTGAGGATGAACTCATCTCCGAAGGGGGATTCCGCAATACCTATCCCAGAAAGGACGCCGCTGACCGAGGGGTAATCAGTGATAAACACCTTCAACATCTGGTGGATTCGCGTCTGCTGCGAATAGAATCCCGCATGGGCAGTGACCGCATTGAACTTGTACATGATCTACTCACCGGTGTGATCCGGAAAAGCCGGAATCAGTACAGAATAGATCAAGAGATTCAGCAGCGCAAAGCAGCGGAAGATGAATTAAAAAGACAAATAAAAGAAGAACAACAGAGGGCGCGACGCCGGATGTACCTTGCTGTGGGCATGGGATTTGTGAGTCTGCTTTGTTTAATTTTTGCTTATATCTCCATACAACAGACAGCCAAAGCCCAAACAGCAGAAGAACAGGCGGTTCAAGCTCAGCGCCAGGCTGAGGATCTGGCCAATTTTATGCTCACCGATTTAAAAGAAAAACTTGAGCCCATGGGCAGACTTGACCTGCTTGCTTCGCTGCTGGATAAAACCATGGAATATTACGGTTCCATGAATAGGGACCGCATGACAGATGAATCCACCAACAACCGAGCAATAGCACTGCGCAGCCTCAGTCAAATTGAAAAGGAAAGAGGAGATCTGGCCAAGGCATTAATCTATTCAAAGCAGGCCCTTGAATTAAGAAAGTCTCTGTGTGAAAAAGATTTATGCCAAATACAGTGGCAAAGCCTTTTATCGGAAACATACATGGATCTTGGAGATATTGAACGAAAGCGCGGCAATTTTCAAGAAGCAATTGGTTGGTATGAATCTTCCCATAAAATACGAAAACAGCTGGCAAGCAGCCACAAACAAAATGCCCTGATGCAAAAAGATTTTGCCGTTTCAATCCGCAAGATGGCAGAGATTGCCTTAATCCAAGGAGATTTGGCACAAGCCATAGCAGTAGATAAACAGGCCATAGACATCATGCTGCACTTGATCCGGGATGATCCTGAAAATCTGTCATGGAAAAAGGAACAGTTAAAAGAATATACACTGATTGGCGATATTGAGTTGAAGTATGGCAATACCGTTAAAGCCAAACTCTTTTTTCAAAAATGTCTTCAGATTTGTAAATGTGCTGTCAATAAAGCGGCAGGCAATGCCGGGTGGCTGAGGGACCTGGCGATTGTATACGACAACCTTGGCTCAATAGAGAAGTCAACAGGCAATTCAGACCTGGCAAGAGAATATTTTCAAAAATATTTAGAGATCAGTGAACGTCTTGCAAAAAAAGATTCGGCCAATACCACATGGCAAAGGAATCTGGCCATTGCGTACTACAGGGTTGGCTGCATGGAAAAGTTAACGGGTGAAACAAACCTGGCAAGGCAATATTTCCAGAAACAGTTAGAGATCAGTAAACACCTTGCACAAAAAGATCCGGCCAATACCACTTGGCAGAGGGATCTGGCCATCGTATACTACAATCTTGGCTCAA
This window of the uncultured Desulfobacter sp. genome carries:
- a CDS encoding toll/interleukin-1 receptor domain-containing protein; amino-acid sequence: MIKKRGKTGTCRMNNRFWADLLAFIEERKVIPVLGRELITISDGEEEVPLYRAVAEALLEEYDLVAGEDVVLRPSQELNDAVAALEQRGELVQDLYRPVNDLLQEFMAKTQAAADVLRDLAAIRNFDLFITTTFDDLLVNTLDEVRHSGMKSTDRVIYAPNLTPRDRRDIPEEPRDSNYQAVFYLFGRACSSPLYAIHDEDTLEFVYTFLTRSRAVPERMLSEVLNRNLLLIGCNFSDWLSRFFIRLASEERLGNKRIKKEFLVGEGMPKNEGLTVFLGRFSKNSRIYPCNARDFIHELSRRWQERHPIGEAIESDDAIISTGEIFISYSRTDIAAAKRLNEELHNEFGAGIIWFDKGQIRGGDKYENKIMNAIDRCKLFLPLISSNTESRDEAFFRKEWYAAEQRDKGIQGRKFIIPVVIDSEWEGKVSVYNLVPSRFTTCDYAHAPDGHMNEKFRETIRHEIRNLRRGR
- a CDS encoding tetratricopeptide repeat protein, producing MDTETTAGNIRFDDDDPWPGLHEFTEAGKDFFKGRGAEKAELFRLVRDARLVVQFGRSGLGKTSLIQAGLFPHLRRENYLPVYVRIDPRDRTTPLIEQISKAFFEQLQKREADYPTPSTGEGLWEYLHRRDLEFWSRQNHLLTPVFVLDQFEEVFTLGAENAQAVSQLRTDLTDLIENSIPSPLTQLWDNGGSQPLALDVQSQCYKILISLREDFLPELEGWRQVMPSLMRNRMRLMPMNGSQAFDAVYETGGKKLVNEKTAKDIVRFVAAVQKKERAGQDPLKAPESRPSVQKNDQPELPISFQNLVIEPALLSLVCSELNSKRKAENKNKIDRELLDSSGQDILHQFYKKCIQDMPEQTRRFIEDELISEGGFRNTYPRKDAADRGVISDKHLQHLVDSRLLRIESRMGSDRIELVHDLLTGVIRKSRNQYRIDQEIQQRKAAEDELKRQIKEEQQRARRRMYLAVGMGFVSLLCLIFAYISIQQTAKAQTAEEQAVQAQRQAEDLANFMLTDLKEKLEPMGRLDLLASLLDKTMEYYGSMNRDRMTDESTNNRAIALRSLSQIEKERGDLAKALIYSKQALELRKSLCEKDLCQIQWQSLLSETYMDLGDIERKRGNFQEAIGWYESSHKIRKQLASSHKQNALMQKDFAVSIRKMAEIALIQGDLAQAIAVDKQAIDIMLHLIRDDPENLSWKKEQLKEYTLIGDIELKYGNTVKAKLFFQKCLQICKCAVNKAAGNAGWLRDLAIVYDNLGSIEKSTGNSDLAREYFQKYLEISERLAKKDSANTTWQRNLAIAYYRVGCMEKLTGETNLARQYFQKQLEISKHLAQKDPANTTWQRDLAIVYYNLGSIEKSMGSQDLARDYFLQHLEISKNLAEKDPANTTWQRDLAIAYYRVGAMKKSTGGADPAKKYFQKHLEISKRLAEKDPTNTTWQRDLAIAYYRLGSLEKSTGRPDLARQYFQKHFQICRCLVEKDPKNIQWQKALHHACDRLSRLYEQSNDQAQAKLYADQAAKIREKIEAFNTSPK